From a region of the Paenibacillus lutimineralis genome:
- a CDS encoding YolD-like family protein, protein MAGLLEDGGIWERSFILPEHKEAMKRQSREATRKTRPILDGQELEQIQQVLSVSFHEHRRITLRLFDEYDNVEISGIVTAIQTYRREIKLSTAQNDWQWIWMSDILSAE, encoded by the coding sequence ATGGCAGGGTTACTTGAAGATGGGGGCATATGGGAGCGAAGCTTTATCTTGCCCGAACATAAGGAAGCTATGAAGCGTCAAAGTCGAGAGGCAACAAGGAAGACTAGGCCGATCTTGGACGGTCAGGAATTGGAACAGATTCAGCAAGTATTATCTGTGTCATTCCACGAGCACAGGAGAATCACTTTGCGATTATTTGACGAGTACGATAATGTCGAGATCAGCGGCATCGTAACAGCAATCCAGACGTATCGTCGGGAGATTAAGCTTTCGACCGCTCAGAACGATTGGCAATGGATTTGGATGTCTGATATTCTGTCTGCGGAGTAA